The Nocardioides humi genome includes a region encoding these proteins:
- a CDS encoding flagellar hook-basal body complex protein FliE yields the protein MEITPLQFPSVSGTGSIGSIAAPTPAERATPATGPDTEFGSLVLDGLDRLEGLTDKADGLAVQAATGKLENIHDYTIAASEASVASQLTVALRNRAVEAFNEIMRMQV from the coding sequence ATGGAGATCACGCCCCTGCAGTTCCCGTCCGTGTCCGGAACCGGCAGCATCGGCTCGATCGCGGCGCCCACCCCCGCCGAGCGGGCGACGCCGGCGACCGGCCCGGACACCGAGTTCGGCTCGCTCGTGCTCGACGGCCTCGACCGGCTCGAGGGGCTCACCGACAAGGCCGACGGGCTCGCGGTGCAGGCGGCCACCGGCAAGCTCGAGAACATCCACGACTACACGATCGCCGCCAGCGAGGCGTCGGTCGCCAGCCAGCTCACCGTGGCACTGCGCAACCGCGCGGTCGAGGCGTTCAACGAGATCATGCGGATGCAGGTCTGA
- a CDS encoding FliI/YscN family ATPase, protein MTTALFPTGLREAAAAAAAPLHLGTVSELVGLHLEVRGLPGAALGDLLEVRTATGPLLAEVAALRPGSAVCLPLGATAGVRAGDLVRATGGPLRIRAGEALLGRVLDGLGRPVDGGPELGSLETVSTEHATPDALSRPRITEPLGSGVRALDALVPVGRGQRIGIMAGSGVGKSSLLSMIARGTDAAVNVIALVGERGREVREFIDGDLGPEGLARSVVVVATSDAPAVERLRAAFTATRIAEWFRDGGRDVVLMMDSLTRVAMAQREIGLSAGEPPATRGYPPSVFGLLPRLLERAGTSAAGSITGIYTVLVEGDDLQDPVGDTARSILDGHVVLSRELATAGHFPAIDVLESISRVHRAVTTPEQQQAAARLRRMLAAHRSVRELVEIGAYVAGADADADAALARLPRIEAFLRQSMDDITPRLDAWDRLAEVVAP, encoded by the coding sequence GTGACCACCGCCCTGTTCCCCACCGGCCTGCGCGAGGCGGCCGCCGCGGCCGCCGCTCCCCTGCACCTCGGCACCGTCTCCGAGCTGGTCGGCCTGCACCTGGAGGTCCGCGGCCTGCCCGGCGCGGCGCTCGGCGACCTGCTGGAGGTGCGGACGGCGACCGGCCCGCTGCTCGCGGAGGTCGCGGCCCTGCGACCGGGCAGCGCCGTCTGCCTGCCGCTCGGCGCGACCGCCGGCGTCCGCGCCGGCGACCTGGTCCGCGCCACCGGCGGCCCACTGCGGATCCGGGCCGGCGAGGCCCTGCTCGGGCGGGTGCTCGACGGGCTCGGGCGGCCGGTGGACGGGGGTCCGGAGCTCGGGTCCCTCGAGACGGTGTCCACCGAGCACGCGACGCCCGACGCGCTCAGCCGGCCCCGGATCACCGAGCCGCTCGGCTCGGGCGTGCGCGCCCTCGACGCGCTGGTGCCCGTCGGCCGCGGCCAGCGGATCGGGATCATGGCCGGCTCCGGCGTCGGCAAGTCCTCGCTGCTGTCGATGATCGCCCGCGGCACCGACGCCGCCGTCAACGTGATCGCCCTGGTCGGCGAGCGCGGCCGCGAGGTCCGCGAGTTCATCGACGGCGACCTCGGCCCCGAGGGCCTGGCCCGCTCGGTGGTCGTCGTCGCCACGTCCGACGCCCCGGCCGTCGAGCGGCTGCGCGCGGCGTTCACGGCCACCCGGATCGCGGAGTGGTTCCGCGACGGCGGACGCGACGTCGTCCTCATGATGGACTCGCTCACCCGGGTCGCCATGGCCCAGCGCGAGATCGGCCTGTCGGCGGGCGAGCCGCCGGCCACGCGCGGGTACCCGCCCAGCGTCTTCGGCCTGCTGCCGCGGCTCCTGGAGCGCGCCGGCACGTCGGCGGCCGGCTCGATCACCGGCATCTACACCGTCCTCGTGGAGGGCGACGACCTGCAGGACCCGGTGGGCGACACCGCCCGCTCGATCCTCGACGGTCACGTCGTGCTGTCGCGCGAGCTCGCCACGGCCGGCCACTTCCCCGCGATCGACGTCCTCGAGTCGATCTCGCGCGTGCACCGGGCGGTGACGACGCCCGAGCAGCAGCAGGCCGCGGCCCGGCTGCGCCGGATGCTCGCCGCCCACCGGTCCGTGCGCGAGCTGGTCGAGATCGGTGCGTACGTCGCCGGGGCGGACGCCGACGCCGACGCCGCCCTCGCGCGGCTGCCGCGGATCGAGGCGTTCCTGCGCCAGTCCATGGACGACATCACCCCGCGGCTCGACGCGTGGGACCGCCTCGCCGAGGTGGTCGCACCATGA
- a CDS encoding transglycosylase SLT domain-containing protein, translating into MSIDNVTARIADIQARLAPFATVRTSSAGGSFATELTSARVAGTATGTVTGEDVVAEARKYLGLPYVWGGTDPTKGMDCSGLVQVVYRNLGYELPRVSNQQAAAGRPVASMAEAQPGDLIAWDNSSRNRGVDHIAIYIGDGKMIEAPRTGLDIRVVDVPSTPDVIRRIIDQPAAGSVTAPAAAPVAGRVTTGTPYADLIDAASARTGVPANLIAAVARQESGFDPRAVSSAGAQGLMQLMPGTARGLGVADPFDPAQAIDGGARLLRSLLDRFGRTDLALAAYNAGAGAVSRYGGIPPYRETQSYVRNVMAMVS; encoded by the coding sequence ATGAGCATCGACAACGTGACCGCGCGGATCGCCGACATCCAGGCGCGGCTGGCGCCGTTCGCGACGGTGCGGACGTCGAGCGCCGGTGGGAGCTTCGCGACCGAGCTGACCAGCGCGCGGGTGGCCGGGACGGCGACCGGCACGGTGACCGGCGAGGACGTGGTCGCCGAGGCGCGCAAGTACCTCGGCCTGCCGTACGTCTGGGGCGGCACCGACCCCACCAAGGGCATGGACTGCTCCGGGCTGGTGCAGGTGGTCTACCGCAACCTCGGGTACGAGCTGCCGCGGGTGTCCAACCAGCAGGCCGCGGCCGGGCGACCGGTCGCCAGCATGGCCGAGGCGCAGCCGGGCGACCTGATCGCGTGGGACAACTCCAGCCGCAACCGGGGCGTCGACCACATCGCGATCTACATCGGCGACGGCAAGATGATCGAGGCGCCGCGTACCGGGCTCGACATCCGGGTCGTCGACGTCCCCTCCACGCCGGACGTGATCCGGCGGATCATCGACCAGCCCGCTGCCGGCTCGGTGACCGCTCCGGCTGCCGCTCCTGTCGCCGGGCGGGTGACCACCGGGACGCCGTACGCCGACCTGATCGACGCCGCGTCCGCGCGGACCGGCGTGCCCGCGAACCTGATCGCCGCCGTCGCGCGACAGGAGTCGGGCTTCGACCCGCGCGCGGTCAGCTCCGCCGGCGCGCAGGGCCTGATGCAGCTGATGCCCGGCACCGCCCGCGGCCTCGGCGTCGCCGACCCCTTCGACCCCGCCCAGGCCATCGACGGCGGCGCGCGACTGCTGCGCTCGCTGCTCGACCGGTTCGGGCGCACCGACCTCGCGCTGGCGGCGTACAACGCCGGGGCCGGGGCGGTCTCGCGCTACGGCGGCATCCCGCCGTACCGGGAGACGCAGAGCTACGTCCGCAACGTGATGGCGATGGTGAGCTGA
- the flgB gene encoding flagellar basal body rod protein FlgB produces the protein MSFAASDAVGFVLHSAINGLSQRQQVIADNIANVDTPGFRARSVEFETALSRAIERGRATVGELTATTSPTSTPVGANDNNVDLRKESIAAIQTQYQYQIMGRAISDRDSRLSVMAGGAA, from the coding sequence GTGTCCTTCGCAGCGTCCGACGCCGTCGGCTTCGTGTTGCACTCCGCGATCAACGGGCTGTCCCAGCGGCAGCAGGTGATCGCCGACAACATCGCCAACGTCGACACCCCCGGCTTCCGCGCACGCAGCGTCGAGTTCGAGACCGCGCTGTCCCGGGCGATCGAGCGCGGCCGCGCCACCGTCGGCGAGCTCACCGCGACGACCTCGCCGACGAGCACCCCGGTCGGCGCCAACGACAACAACGTCGACCTCCGCAAGGAGTCGATCGCGGCCATCCAGACGCAGTACCAGTACCAGATCATGGGCCGCGCGATCAGCGACCGCGACTCGCGGCTCAGCGTGATGGCGGGCGGTGCGGCCTGA
- a CDS encoding HNH endonuclease signature motif containing protein — MDRLIAEAILRFDPERAEAERATAADQRYVEVGDPDPHGNTHGIVHLSGVLDAVDGHDLDEAIARRARLLGDLGNDAPLDVRRSIALGELARADLMLDLDGPGPGSPGSLGSPGRKAIVNVHITDTTLTGHNPVGRWDEGRCPISSEQIREWLGTASTVIVRPVIDLADHIPIDSYEIPERHRVHIALRDHTCRFPHCTRPATRCDLDHARPYGEGGPTCPCNEVALCRRHHRAKTHSAWSYDIVMPGSYEWTSPSGFRFRVDHHGTHPPDE, encoded by the coding sequence TTGGACCGGTTGATCGCCGAGGCGATCCTCCGGTTCGACCCCGAACGCGCCGAAGCCGAACGCGCGACCGCTGCCGATCAACGCTATGTGGAGGTCGGGGACCCCGACCCCCACGGCAACACCCACGGGATCGTGCACCTCTCCGGAGTCCTCGACGCCGTTGATGGACACGACCTCGATGAGGCGATCGCCCGCCGCGCCCGTCTGCTCGGGGACCTCGGCAACGACGCTCCGCTCGATGTGCGCCGCTCGATCGCGCTCGGCGAGCTCGCCCGGGCCGACCTGATGCTCGACCTCGACGGACCCGGCCCCGGCTCACCAGGGTCCTTGGGTTCCCCGGGCCGCAAAGCGATCGTGAACGTCCACATCACCGACACCACCCTGACCGGCCACAACCCCGTCGGCCGCTGGGACGAAGGCCGGTGCCCGATCTCGAGCGAGCAGATCCGCGAGTGGCTCGGCACCGCCTCGACCGTGATCGTGCGACCGGTGATCGATCTGGCCGACCACATCCCGATCGACTCCTACGAGATCCCCGAGCGCCACCGCGTCCACATCGCCCTGCGCGACCACACGTGCCGGTTCCCCCACTGCACCAGACCAGCCACCCGCTGCGACCTCGACCACGCCCGACCCTACGGCGAGGGCGGGCCTACCTGTCCGTGCAACGAGGTGGCCCTGTGCAGACGCCATCACCGGGCGAAGACCCACTCCGCGTGGTCCTACGACATCGTGATGCCCGGCTCGTACGAGTGGACCAGCCCGAGCGGCTTCCGATTCCGGGTCGACCACCACGGCACCCACCCACCGGACGAGTGA
- a CDS encoding ABC transporter ATP-binding protein — protein sequence MIETRGLTRRFGERTVVDDVSFDVPDGMLTGFVGGNGAGKTTTMRMIMGLLGISAGEVLWQGRPITAADRRRFGYMPEERGLYPKQKVLDQLVYLGELSGLPAAQARASASESLERFGLADRGGDRVEKLSLGNQQRVQIIAALLNRPQALILDEPFSGLDPAAVDSMVDLLREETARGVPVLFSSHQLDLVERLCDRLVVLRAGEVVAQGSVEELRARGPERLRVVTDRDAGWIRDVPGVHVLDVDGPEALVELADHDLPAADAVRRAILTAGLDRGEVRELATVRTPLSEIYREVTA from the coding sequence ATGATCGAGACGAGGGGGCTGACCCGCCGGTTCGGCGAGCGGACCGTGGTGGACGACGTGTCGTTCGATGTCCCGGACGGCATGCTGACGGGCTTCGTCGGGGGCAACGGCGCCGGCAAGACCACCACGATGCGGATGATCATGGGCCTGCTCGGGATCTCCGCGGGCGAGGTGCTCTGGCAGGGCCGTCCGATCACGGCAGCCGACCGGCGCCGCTTCGGCTACATGCCGGAGGAGCGGGGCCTCTACCCCAAGCAGAAGGTCCTCGACCAGCTCGTCTACCTCGGGGAGCTCTCGGGGCTGCCCGCCGCGCAGGCCCGGGCGTCGGCGTCGGAGAGCCTCGAGCGGTTCGGCCTCGCCGACCGCGGCGGCGACCGGGTCGAGAAGCTCAGCCTGGGCAACCAGCAGCGGGTGCAGATCATCGCCGCGCTGCTCAACCGGCCCCAGGCGCTGATCCTCGACGAGCCCTTCTCCGGCCTCGACCCGGCCGCGGTCGACTCGATGGTCGACCTGCTCCGCGAGGAGACCGCCCGCGGCGTCCCCGTGCTCTTCTCCAGCCACCAGCTCGACCTCGTCGAGCGCCTCTGCGACCGGCTCGTCGTGCTCCGCGCCGGCGAGGTCGTCGCGCAGGGCAGCGTCGAGGAGCTGCGCGCCCGCGGTCCCGAGCGGCTCCGGGTGGTCACCGACCGGGACGCCGGGTGGATCCGCGACGTCCCGGGCGTCCACGTCCTCGACGTCGACGGGCCCGAGGCCCTGGTGGAGCTGGCCGATCACGACCTGCCGGCCGCCGACGCCGTACGCCGCGCGATCCTGACCGCCGGCCTCGACCGCGGGGAGGTCCGCGAGCTCGCCACCGTCCGCACGCCGCTGTCCGAGATCTACCGGGAGGTCACCGCATGA
- the fliF gene encoding flagellar basal-body MS-ring/collar protein FliF, with protein sequence MQHRLTQYLTRVRDTFAGFTAGQKAVAVIGTAALLIAVLMVFRWVSTPSYAPLYSNLSGADASAVIEELDAQGVSYKITGGGGTIMVPRSNVYSTRITLSGKGLPASGDGGYSLLDKQSLSTSESQEQTNFKRAMEGELSKTVEAIHGVDKAVVHLAIPKKQVFTDEQYPPTASVLIATERGSSLDEEQVQAIVHLVASSIDGLDPKRVTVTDASGKLLTGDSTDGGSGAASARTKQVKAFQDSMQAEIQSVLDRVLGPGNSTTTVTADLDFDKSVTDSRRYEAEEGTPPLSESTSNETYTGPAGAGTDGAGGTVGPDGQMDPATTGTGDSSYKNTSKTRDNAVGETVEHREKAPGSVNSLHIGVVLDATAAAAVQPQVVKDLISSAVGIKADRGDTIDVSTMAFDRSAEEAAAAELQAARDADAAARRNSLLRNIGIAGGIALMVLLAWLQARRRAAARDEARAYLVEQLRGDAASRTAQLEAPALAALESSEQDEEESMRDELIALVDRQPDDVAALLRGWLVEPRP encoded by the coding sequence ATGCAACATCGCCTCACGCAGTACCTCACCCGCGTCCGCGACACCTTCGCCGGCTTCACCGCGGGCCAGAAGGCCGTCGCCGTCATCGGTACGGCGGCCCTGCTGATCGCCGTGCTCATGGTGTTCCGCTGGGTGTCGACCCCGAGCTACGCGCCGCTGTACTCCAACCTGTCCGGCGCCGACGCCAGCGCGGTCATCGAGGAGCTCGACGCGCAGGGCGTCTCGTACAAGATCACCGGGGGCGGCGGGACGATCATGGTGCCGCGCTCCAATGTCTACAGCACCCGGATCACGCTCTCCGGCAAGGGCCTGCCGGCCAGCGGCGACGGCGGCTACAGCCTGCTCGACAAGCAGAGCCTGTCGACCTCGGAGTCGCAGGAGCAGACCAACTTCAAGCGCGCGATGGAGGGCGAGCTCAGCAAGACCGTCGAGGCCATCCACGGCGTCGACAAGGCGGTCGTGCACCTCGCCATCCCCAAGAAGCAGGTCTTCACCGACGAGCAGTACCCACCGACGGCGTCCGTCCTCATCGCCACCGAGCGCGGCAGCTCCCTCGACGAGGAGCAGGTCCAGGCGATCGTCCACCTGGTCGCGTCCAGCATCGACGGCCTGGACCCGAAGCGGGTCACCGTCACCGACGCCAGCGGCAAGCTGCTCACCGGCGACAGCACCGACGGCGGCAGCGGCGCCGCGTCGGCCCGCACCAAGCAGGTCAAGGCGTTCCAGGACTCCATGCAGGCCGAGATCCAGTCCGTGCTCGACCGGGTCCTCGGACCCGGCAACTCGACGACCACGGTCACCGCGGACCTGGACTTCGACAAGTCCGTGACCGACAGCCGGAGGTACGAGGCCGAGGAGGGTACGCCGCCGCTGTCGGAGTCGACGTCCAACGAGACCTACACGGGTCCGGCCGGGGCGGGCACCGACGGCGCCGGCGGCACGGTCGGCCCCGACGGGCAGATGGACCCGGCGACCACGGGCACCGGCGACTCGTCGTACAAGAACACCTCGAAGACCCGCGACAACGCCGTCGGCGAGACCGTCGAGCACCGGGAGAAGGCGCCGGGCTCGGTCAACAGCCTGCACATCGGCGTCGTGCTCGACGCGACCGCCGCGGCCGCGGTGCAGCCGCAGGTCGTCAAGGACCTGATCAGCAGCGCCGTCGGCATCAAGGCCGACCGGGGCGACACGATCGACGTGTCCACGATGGCCTTCGACCGCAGCGCGGAGGAGGCCGCGGCCGCCGAGCTGCAGGCCGCACGCGACGCCGACGCGGCCGCGCGCCGCAACAGCCTGCTGCGCAATATCGGCATCGCCGGCGGCATCGCGCTGATGGTGCTGCTCGCGTGGCTGCAGGCCCGGCGCCGGGCGGCCGCCCGCGACGAGGCCCGGGCGTACCTGGTCGAGCAGCTGCGCGGCGACGCCGCGAGCCGCACCGCCCAGCTGGAGGCCCCGGCCCTGGCCGCCCTCGAGTCCTCGGAGCAGGACGAGGAGGAGTCGATGCGCGACGAGCTCATCGCGCTCGTCGACCGGCAGCCCGACGACGTCGCCGCCCTGCTGCGCGGCTGGCTGGTGGAGCCGCGCCCATGA
- a CDS encoding response regulator yields MRVLLADDQALVRSGFRMILSAESDIEVVGEAADGAEAVELARRLRPDVVLMDVQMPRVDGIAATADLVAEDLGRVVILTTFDRDDYLFDALRAGASGFLLKNAEAEQLIEAVRAVGRGHALLSPEVTRRVIAEMAAAQAPAAEPAPEEARLLDRLTERESEVLRLLGEGLSNAEIAERLVLGEATVKTHVSNCLAKLHLRDRVQAVVFAHRVGLAG; encoded by the coding sequence CTGCGGGTCCTCCTCGCGGACGACCAGGCGCTGGTCCGCTCCGGCTTCCGGATGATCCTCTCGGCCGAGTCCGACATCGAGGTGGTCGGCGAGGCGGCGGACGGCGCCGAGGCCGTCGAGCTGGCGCGTCGGCTCCGCCCGGACGTCGTGCTCATGGACGTGCAGATGCCGCGCGTCGACGGCATCGCCGCCACCGCCGACCTGGTGGCCGAGGACCTCGGTCGGGTCGTCATCCTCACCACCTTCGACCGCGACGACTACCTCTTCGACGCCCTCCGGGCCGGAGCCAGCGGCTTCCTCCTCAAGAACGCCGAGGCGGAGCAGCTGATCGAGGCGGTGCGCGCGGTCGGCCGCGGGCACGCGCTGCTCTCCCCGGAGGTCACCCGCCGCGTCATCGCCGAGATGGCCGCCGCGCAGGCTCCCGCCGCCGAGCCCGCTCCGGAGGAGGCGCGGCTCCTCGACCGGCTCACCGAGCGCGAGAGCGAGGTGCTGCGGCTGCTCGGCGAGGGCCTGTCCAACGCCGAGATCGCCGAGCGGCTCGTCCTGGGCGAGGCGACGGTCAAGACCCACGTCTCGAACTGCCTGGCCAAGCTCCACCTGCGCGACCGTGTGCAGGCGGTGGTGTTCGCGCACCGGGTCGGCCTCGCCGGTTAG
- a CDS encoding FliG C-terminal domain-containing protein, with translation MRTVEAVLERKLSSMLQPAEVSRVGGVDPLVDIINRSDRPTERQIVEGLEGLDPALADEVRSRMFMFEDIVGLDDRSVQQVLRQVDTAELALALKGVSESVRTKITANLSERAAENLLEEVELLGAVRLAQVEEAQQAVIRTIRQLEEQGQIMVRRGNDDEFVL, from the coding sequence GTGCGTACCGTCGAGGCCGTCCTCGAGCGGAAGCTGTCGTCGATGCTCCAGCCCGCCGAGGTCTCGCGGGTCGGCGGCGTGGACCCGCTCGTCGACATCATCAACCGGTCCGACCGCCCGACCGAGCGGCAGATCGTCGAGGGCCTCGAGGGCCTCGACCCCGCCCTGGCCGACGAGGTCCGGAGCCGGATGTTCATGTTCGAGGACATCGTCGGGCTGGACGACCGCTCGGTGCAGCAGGTGCTGCGCCAGGTCGACACCGCCGAGCTGGCCCTCGCGCTCAAGGGCGTCAGCGAGTCGGTCCGCACCAAGATCACCGCGAACCTGTCCGAGCGCGCCGCCGAGAACCTGCTCGAGGAGGTCGAGCTGCTCGGCGCCGTCCGCCTGGCCCAGGTGGAGGAGGCGCAGCAGGCCGTCATCCGCACCATCCGCCAGCTGGAGGAGCAGGGCCAGATCATGGTCCGTCGAGGGAACGACGATGAGTTCGTCCTCTGA
- a CDS encoding flagellar basal body rod protein FlgC, with translation MGAFETLRIANTSLGAHQVWLDALAGNIANANTVKRTDEAAFRATYVVFDPRADGGVDVEGFAQGDAEGRLVHSPDHPLADEDGYVRLPDLDMSAQMSQLVMAQRGYQASVQVTKTAQDTYTAALQIGAR, from the coding sequence ATGGGCGCGTTCGAGACGCTGCGCATCGCGAACACCTCGCTCGGCGCGCACCAGGTCTGGCTCGACGCCCTGGCCGGCAATATCGCCAACGCCAACACGGTCAAGCGGACCGACGAGGCCGCGTTCCGCGCGACGTACGTCGTCTTCGACCCCCGCGCGGACGGCGGGGTCGACGTGGAGGGGTTCGCCCAGGGTGACGCCGAGGGCCGGCTGGTCCACTCGCCCGACCACCCGCTCGCGGACGAGGACGGCTACGTCCGCCTCCCCGACCTCGACATGTCGGCGCAGATGAGCCAGCTGGTGATGGCGCAGCGCGGCTACCAGGCGTCGGTGCAGGTCACCAAGACCGCGCAGGACACCTACACCGCCGCGCTCCAGATCGGGGCCCGCTGA
- a CDS encoding sensor histidine kinase, with protein MPPLGPALRARLGAYFAVDDEWERGNPAVTRRDVVTGAAFEVAGVVTLELARSAGAFDSVDAPWWVIYLVMSAAALALVLRRRYPLAVAVYLSAHMFVTGVAMPQVMGQVALQICYFMGLFSAMAWGRSRRSALLVTSTILVFMLCWVAWQFAVGQSAQTWLDTTGEDERFGFLPPVPAIILLTFIVNVVYFVGAIIGGQVAWRGARQREALTEQARTIARQTATLQQRAVVAERLRIARELHDVVGHHVSVIGVQAAGARRVLDQDPPAAAGALGVIEESSREAVAQMRSLLGTLRDIEARSDDDPGRLSRTSSPGATDIEELVTSRAYDGLRTSYAIVEDRPGAMARLPETVGLTLYRTAQEALANVVRHSTASSASVRVRVTEAGDRPFAEVEVLDDGRPRPATSSSGMGHLGIRERVASHRGEVEIGPRTTRGYRVRVRLPLGGPRD; from the coding sequence GTGCCTCCCCTCGGTCCCGCCCTGCGCGCCCGCCTCGGCGCGTACTTCGCGGTCGACGACGAGTGGGAGCGGGGGAACCCCGCCGTCACCCGGCGCGACGTCGTCACCGGTGCGGCGTTCGAGGTCGCCGGCGTCGTCACGCTCGAGCTGGCGCGGAGCGCGGGGGCCTTCGACAGCGTCGACGCGCCGTGGTGGGTGATCTACCTCGTCATGTCCGCGGCGGCGCTCGCGCTGGTGCTGCGGCGACGGTACCCGCTCGCCGTGGCTGTCTACCTCTCCGCCCACATGTTCGTCACCGGCGTCGCCATGCCCCAGGTGATGGGCCAGGTGGCCCTCCAGATCTGCTACTTCATGGGGCTGTTCTCGGCGATGGCGTGGGGTCGCAGCCGGCGCTCGGCGCTGCTGGTGACCAGCACCATCCTGGTCTTCATGCTCTGCTGGGTGGCCTGGCAGTTCGCCGTCGGCCAGAGCGCGCAGACCTGGCTGGACACCACGGGGGAGGACGAGCGCTTCGGCTTCCTGCCGCCCGTCCCGGCCATCATCCTGCTCACCTTCATCGTCAACGTCGTCTACTTCGTCGGCGCCATCATCGGCGGCCAGGTCGCCTGGCGCGGGGCCCGGCAGCGCGAGGCGCTCACCGAGCAGGCGCGCACCATCGCGCGGCAGACCGCGACCCTCCAGCAGCGGGCCGTCGTCGCCGAGCGGCTGCGGATCGCCCGCGAGCTGCACGACGTCGTCGGCCACCACGTGTCGGTCATCGGCGTCCAGGCCGCCGGCGCCCGCCGGGTGCTCGACCAGGATCCTCCGGCGGCCGCCGGCGCCCTCGGCGTGATCGAGGAGAGCTCGCGCGAGGCGGTCGCGCAGATGCGCTCGCTGCTCGGCACGCTGCGCGACATCGAGGCGCGCTCGGACGACGACCCGGGGCGCCTGTCGCGCACCAGCAGCCCCGGCGCCACCGACATCGAGGAGCTCGTCACCAGCCGTGCGTACGACGGGCTGCGCACGTCGTACGCGATCGTCGAGGACCGCCCCGGAGCGATGGCGCGGCTCCCGGAGACGGTCGGCCTCACCCTGTACCGGACCGCGCAGGAGGCGCTCGCCAATGTCGTGCGGCACTCGACGGCGTCGAGCGCGTCGGTGCGGGTGCGGGTCACCGAGGCCGGCGACCGGCCGTTCGCGGAGGTCGAGGTGCTGGACGACGGCCGCCCGCGCCCGGCGACGTCGAGCTCGGGCATGGGCCATCTCGGCATCCGCGAGCGTGTCGCCTCCCATCGCGGCGAGGTCGAGATCGGGCCCCGGACGACCCGCGGCTACCGGGTGCGGGTCCGGCTCCCGCTGGGAGGTCCCCGTGACTGA